Genomic DNA from Deltaproteobacteria bacterium:
TCCGACAAGCGCATAATCGATCTGTCCGCAGTAGCATGTCCTTTTTAAAGAACCAAGAAACTCCATATATTCTCCTTCTATTTGCTTGTTACAATACAGTTTATTAAACCATTCGGTTTAAGATGAATTTTTTCATATCTTAGTGCTTGTTCTTTTGTTCCAAAATGTCCAATCTTTACTCTATACCATTGTACATGCCTTATTGTCACACTTTCTATCCATGGCATTACATGCGCTCTCTTCTTGATCTGTGAAATTGACGCCTCAGCCTCCCTTTTTCCCCTGTAAGCTCCGCACTGAATATTAAATCTGCCTGTCTGCTTTTTTGCGATCCTCTTTACAGGCTTTCTGGATTCAACCTTATTTTTAATCTCTTTGTGATTTTTCTCTTCTGTAAGAGACTTATAAAACGTCATTTCCGTATGTGTAGTTGCAGTTGTGGGAGACGATATCTTCGATGCACTCGACACCGCAACCGTATTGGTTTGTGTAGTAGCTGATACCGCAGATTGAGTAAAGATTAT
This window encodes:
- a CDS encoding SPOR domain-containing protein, whose amino-acid sequence is MRDMERIKPKYTITMDNKQIVMVVIAFIVILGLVFSIGYVLGKNTKTIPQVTQVQQVKPQNAIIFTQSAVSATTQTNTVAVSSASKISSPTTATTHTEMTFYKSLTEEKNHKEIKNKVESRKPVKRIAKKQTGRFNIQCGAYRGKREAEASISQIKKRAHVMPWIESVTIRHVQWYRVKIGHFGTKEQALRYEKIHLKPNGLINCIVTSK